In one window of Acanthochromis polyacanthus isolate Apoly-LR-REF ecotype Palm Island chromosome 8, KAUST_Apoly_ChrSc, whole genome shotgun sequence DNA:
- the e2f4 gene encoding LOW QUALITY PROTEIN: transcription factor E2F4 (The sequence of the model RefSeq protein was modified relative to this genomic sequence to represent the inferred CDS: inserted 1 base in 1 codon) has product MMELEAASNRGDLGAVGDSLQPQTPSRHEKSLGLLTTKFVTLLQEAKDGVLDLKAAADTLAVRQKRRIYDITNVLEGIGLIEKKSKNSIQWKGVGPGCNTREIADKLIDLKAELDDLALREHELDQQRVWVQQSIKNVTDDSNNSPMAYVKHEDLCGAFKGDTLLAIRAPIGTQLEVPIPEAVLNGQRKYQIRLKSSSGPIEVLLVNKDPSSASPVXLPVPPPDDVLQNLPAPTATSQPPPAASQVSKAAPSTPTKASLSTASAPAANQTMPEVTSTTPLTPTAEPPAAVSQQLQSSASLDGSASSAASSAASAVFEPIKSDPSELLDFPKELSEMFDPTKEIMSGDLLEDLMSSEVFSPLLRLSPPPSDHDYIYNLDETEGLCDLFDVPILNL; this is encoded by the exons ATGATGGAGCTGGAGGCGGCCAGTAACAGGGGCGATCTGGGAGCTGTGGGGGACTCTCTGCAGCCGCAGACCCCCAGCAGACACGAGAAGAGCCTGGGACTGCTCACTACCAAGTTTGTAACTTTACTGCAGGAGGCGAAGGACGGAGTTCTGGACCTGAAGGCG GCGGCAGACACTTTGGCAGTGCGGCAGAAACGACGGATCTACGACATCACTAATGTGCTGGAAGGAATCGGACTGATTGAAAAGAAGTCCAAGAACAGCATCCAGTGGAA GGGTGTTGGTCCGGGCTGCAACACCAGGGAGATTGCCGATAAGCTGATAGATCTGAAGGCCGAGCTGGATGACCTGGCCCTCCGAGAGCATGAGCTGGACCAGCAGAGAGTCTGGGTCCAGCAGAGCATCAAGAACGTCACAGACGACTCCAACAACAGTCC TATGGCGTATGTAAAACATGAAGACCTCTGTGGAGCTTTTAAAG GCGACACCCTCCTGGCCATCCGTGCTCCAATAGGAACCCAGCTGGAGGTGCCCATCCCAGAGGCT GTTCTGAATGGACAGAGGAAGTACCAGATCCGTCTCAAGAGTTCATCTGGTCCCATTGAGGTTTTATTGGTCAATAAGGACCCCTCCAGTGCCTCTCCTG GTTTGCCCGTCCCTCCTCCAGATGATGTCCTCCAGAACCTCCCAGCACCGACAGCTACCTCCCAGCCGCCCCCTGCTGCCTCGCAG GTCTCCAAAGCAGCTCCATCCACTCCCACTAAAGCATCTCTGTCCACAGCGTCGGCTcctgcagccaatcagacgATGCCGG agGTGACGAGCACCACGCCTCTCACTCCGACAGCAGAACCTCCTGCAGCCGTCAGCCAGCAGCTCCAGTCCTCCGCCTCTCTGGATGGATCTGCATCTTCTGCTGCATCTTCTGCTGCCTCTGCAGTGTTTGAACCAATAAAGTCAGACCCATCTGAAC TGCTGGACTTTCCCAAAGAGCTGTCAGAAATGTTTGATCCAACAAAAG AGATCATGAGTGGAGATCTGTTGGAGGACTTGATGTCATCAGAAG tgttctctcctctcctccgtCTGTCTCCTCCACCCAGTGACCATGACTACATCTACAACCTGGATGAGACAGAAGGTCTGTGTGACCTGTTTGACGTTCCCATCCTGAACCTCTGA